Part of the Propionimicrobium sp. PCR01-08-3 genome, CCGGTGAGCGCTCGGATCTGCGCGATGCTCTGCATCGTCGTCCCATTCTTGATGTTGCAGATCATGGACGGGTCGAAGGGTGTCAAACAGGTCTGGCCGTTTGGCCTGTTCTGCGGCATCGTCTTCGGTGCCACCAAGTGGATTGTGGCGTCCACACCGCTGTACAACCTGACAGAGATCTTCGCCGCGATCATCACGGTCGTTCTGGCGATGCTGTTCCTCAAGTTCTGGAAGCCCGTCGGTGGTGAAGCCGCTGCGCAGCGCATCGGCATTCCGGTTGATGCGTCGATCGAGACCGATCCCGTTAAGGCCGAGAAGGTCGACACCTCCACGCTGACCGCGCCCCGGATCGTGATGGCCCTGGTGCCTTATGTGCTGGTCATCGTCATCTTCGCTATCGCTGCGCTTCCACCGGTCAAGGCCTTCCTCGGCAGTGCCGACGTCAAGATGAACTGGCCGCTGCTTTCCGGCAACCTCTTGACGGCTTCGGGCGATCCGGCCGGTCATCAGGTTTACACCTGGCCTTGGTTGTCTCAGCCCGGTTTCCTGCTGGCCATCGTCGCGATCCTGGTCGGATTGATCTACAAGCTGTCGATCGGGGCAATCCTGAAAGAACTGTGGGTCAACATCAAGAAGATGAAGTTCTCGGCCCTCACCATCGGCATGGTCGTCGCGCTCGCCTACGTGATGGGAGACTCCGGCCAGACGCTGGCTCTGGGTCTGTTCATCGCTGGCGCCGGCGCGATCTATCCATTCCTTGCTCCAATGCTCGGTTACATCGGAACCTACGTCACGGGCTCGGACACCTCGGCCAATATTCTCTTCTCCAATCTGCAATCGACGGTCGCTCAGCAGATCGGCCAGGGGAGCGCGCTGGGCGTGGAGGGGATGCGGCATCTGCTGGTCGGCACCGGTGCCGCTGGCGGCGTGGTGGGCAAGATGATCTCCCCGCAGTCGCTGACCGTAGCGGCCACCGCGATCGGCCTGATCGGCAGCGAGTCGGTTATCTTGCGCAAGGTGCTCAAGTACTCGGTGCTGCTGCTGGTGCTGATGTGCATTCTCGCCGGTCTAATGTCCACGCCTGTGCTGTCCTGGATCCTGCCCTGAGATTGACAACTACTGGAGGTAAAAGTCATGACAACTACTACGGCTCATGCCACCGCGGTGGCTTCTCAACCAGGACTGGGTAAAACCGTCGGGCTGTTCA contains:
- a CDS encoding L-lactate permease is translated as MVFLEVFTPDTNPLGHQWLSALVAFLPVLAMLITLGALRWKAYWAAIFSWAVALLVAILAFKMSPALALASSAQGFLYGIFPIVWILVAAIWMYQITVISGRFDDLRKTFFLISDDPRVLGILIAFCFGGLLEALAGFGAPVAIAAAMLIGIGFGKLRAALTALVANTVPVAFGAVGLPVLQAAKTAGLDPLDVAPVSARICAMLCIVVPFLMLQIMDGSKGVKQVWPFGLFCGIVFGATKWIVASTPLYNLTEIFAAIITVVLAMLFLKFWKPVGGEAAAQRIGIPVDASIETDPVKAEKVDTSTLTAPRIVMALVPYVLVIVIFAIAALPPVKAFLGSADVKMNWPLLSGNLLTASGDPAGHQVYTWPWLSQPGFLLAIVAILVGLIYKLSIGAILKELWVNIKKMKFSALTIGMVVALAYVMGDSGQTLALGLFIAGAGAIYPFLAPMLGYIGTYVTGSDTSANILFSNLQSTVAQQIGQGSALGVEGMRHLLVGTGAAGGVVGKMISPQSLTVAATAIGLIGSESVILRKVLKYSVLLLVLMCILAGLMSTPVLSWILP